A stretch of DNA from Halobacteriovorax vibrionivorans:
CATATATATTCATATAACTTCTTAAATTGCCCCTGACCTTGGAATTCCTTCTTTGTAAAGATTCCTCCAAGAAGAAGTACATTAATATTTGCATCATTATAATGTAGTGTTACGGGACGAACTCCAATATGAGCAATCAGCTCTCTATTATCATTTAGAAGTAAGTGGCAATTTTCAAGATTACTATCTTTTATAAGTTGATGAAAATCGATAGCGAAAGAATTCTCTTCATTATATTGAAAAGCATCTTCGATTTCATTTAGAACTTCGCTCTTGTACTGTGAATGTTTCTTTAAATTCGTGAAAATCATGTCTATTTATTTTACATTTTTTTTGAAGATTGATGTTGAGTGAAATACTCCGCTTTCCTCGAAGCCCATTAATACTGACTTCTTTGTCTAACTAGGCAAAAAAGTTCGTATAAGAATTAGACAAATTTTTTCTAAAGAGTTTCATATTTCTAGCGATAAGGAGTTGTAACAATTGTACAGCTGTATGGATTTCAGCTGACTGACAGGAAGGAATCTTGTCGGTACCCAGTCAAGGAGGATAGAATGGGACTACGAATTAACACGAACGTTGCATCTCTAAACGCACAGAGGAACCTACGTGGAACACGTCTTGGTATGCAACAATCTCTAGAAAAATTATCATCAGGTCAAAGAATCAACAGAGCAGGTGACGATGCCGCAGGTCTAGCGATTTCTGAAAACTTAAAGGCACAAATTAGAGGTCTTGGACAAGCAGAAAGAAACGCAGAAGATGGGATCTCTTTAGTTCAAATTGCTGAAGGGGCTTTAGGGGAAGTTTCAAACATCCTAATCCGTCTTAGAGAACTGTCTGTACAAGCCGCTTCGGATACTATCGGTTCAACAGAAAGAAAGTTTCTTAACGTTGAATTTGAGCAACTTACATCAGAAATTGATCGTATTGCTAACTCAACAGAATTCAATAGAGTACCACTACTAAATGGTACAGGTGCAGTTTTTGATATTCAGATCGGGACGCGTAATGACCCTATATCTGACCGTCTAACATTCGACGCTTCATCAGCAGATGTTAACGTCGCTGCCCTAGGTCTTAACCTTGCATCAGTTGCTGATAAGATTTCTGCACAGAACTCTCTATCATCAATCGATCAAGCAATTATTTCAGTTTCTGGTATTAGAGCAGACTTTGGTGCCCTTCAAAACAGACTTCAATCAACGGTAAACAATATCGCAACGTCGATTGAAAACTTAAGTGCAGCAAACTCTCGTGTAAGAGACACAGATGTCGCAGCAGAAACTGCAAACTTAACGAAACAAAATATTTTAATGACTGCCGGTACTTCGGTTCTTGCGCAAGCGAACACAAGTACAAATAGTGCACTAAGCTTAATCCAGGCAGCATCTCAAGGGTAATAAACCCTGAGATCGCCGGATGGCAAAGTGATTTAAAACTAATTTAAACGGAGTCAATATGCAAACTACTGGATAGCTAAGTAAAAGCAATGACAGACTGCAACCTTGATTTGCTTGTTAATACAATACAAGAGGAATGATTGGTTTATCCGTAGAAGCATTATTTAATTATTAACGAATTTATTGAGCTGGACGCTCAATTATCAAACAGGAGGTTTATATGATGATTGAAGGAGACTAATCATGGGAATCAGAATTAATACAAATGTGGCATCAATCGCAGCACAAAGAGCAATGTCACTTACAAATAAAAGAGTTGGAGATAACTTAAGAAAACTATCATCAGGTGAACGTATTACGAGGGCCGGTGATGACGCCGCTGGACTGGCAATTAGTGAAAACTTAAAAGCACAGATCAGAGGTATGAGGCAAGCAAAGAGAAACGCAAACGATGCTATCTCTCTTGTCCAAGTAGCAGAAGGTGGATTAAATGAAGTATCAAATATTATCATTCGTCTTAGAGAGCTTGCAGTGCAGACTTCCTCTGACACGATCGGTGATACTGAACGATCATTTTCAGACATCGAATTCCAACAGCTTAAAGAAGAGATCGACAGAATTGCTAAGTCGACTAACTTTAACGGAGTTCAGCTACTGGATGGAACAGGTGGTAGACTTGAGTTTCAAGTCGGGATTCACAATGATCCAACGCTCGATCGACTCACGTACGACGCAGCAGGATCAGACGCAACAATTACCGCTCTTGGGCTTGCCGCTGACAGTATCGCAACTAAAGAAGGATCTCAATCCGTTCTTAAGAAACTTGATGATGCGTTGGTTGAAATCAACGGACAGCGTGCAAATATGGGTGCGCTCCAAAACCGACTTTCGTCAACTGTTAACAACTTGGGAATTAGCGATGAGAACCTAAGTGCAGCTAAATCGCGAATAAGAGATGTGGACGTGGCCAAGGAAACAGCAGATATGGCCAAAAATAACATTCTTATTCAGGCGGGAGCCTCTGTTCTTGGACAGGCAAACCAAGTGCCAAATGTGGCATTAAAACTAATTGGATAAATCAATCATATAGGCGACTATGGTCCTGAATAGGACATAGTTGCCTCCTCTTATTTCTACTTATCAATTTTTTCATCTTACCCTTATAATAAAGACTATGAGTGAACTTAAACCTAAGACTATTCTAATCTTTGGGATCTCTTCTTTTGTAGGATCATCTTTAGCGGAATTCTTTAAAAGAGACTACAAGGTCGTGGGGACATATTGTCAAAACCCCGTATCAATCAGGGGAATTACGACTTTGCCTTGTGATGTTTTAAATAAGCAAGAAGTTCAACTTGTCCTTTATACTTTTAAGCCAGATATCACTATATATGCTGTAGGGAAGTCGTCAATTGTAGATTGCGCACTTTCTGAAAGAAGTGCCGACGCATTGAATACGAGTGGTCTATTTAACGTTTCAGATTCTTGTCAGCGCTATAAGTCTCAAGTTGTTTATCTTTCTTCCAACTTTGTTTTCTCTGGTGAGTCTGATGAATATATGGAGCTTGATATACCTGATGCGACAACTACATATGGAAAAACTCAAGCGGCTGCTGAATTTTATATTCAAAAATCATCTTTAAACTATTTGATCTTTCGCGTGTGTCGACTATACGGTCGTGGTGGCGTGCACACTCGAAGAAATCTCTTTGAAAAGATACAGTATAAGCTACATTTGAGAGAGGAGTTTGAACTCGATGATTATGTTAAGACAGGCTTTCTCGATGTGGACTACTTAGGGATGGTTATAAAAATCTGTATTGAAAGAAAGCTTAAAAATAGATTATTGCAAATAAGCTCATCTGACTTTATGTCGACCTATGCATTTGGAAAGCTATATTGTGAAAAGTTTCACGAACCTGCAAAGTTAATTAGTTCAGGAAAATGGCCTTATCCGATTATGAGCAGTGCTAAAGTTGGAGATAATCATAGTGGTTATCTAAACTTTAATATGAATATTGCCAATGCCGAAGGCTATCTTCACTTAAGACTTCCAACGGTTGAAGAATCACTTGAGTATTCTGCGCAAAAAATGCGAACGCTTGCTGATAACAAAGAAGCATCAGAGTCTAAGGATTCAATCAACTATATTTAAGTCTATCTTGCAGATAATTTTATGAATTCACTAAGGTAGTGCTTCACTAATGCATCACAATTAACTTCTTCATTCTCAAATCGCCATGTAATTTGATTAAAAGGACCAATATGAGCGCGAATTTCGTGAAGATTTCCTGCTCCGTGGTTTTGCGATTCACTCATTCTGGCACTAAAGATGTCTTTTCCATTTGCTAAGAACCCAATTGAAATTAAATCATCAGACTTTCTAGCAAAAATAAGACGTAGTGAGTTGCGATAGATCATGAAGTCATTAATCGTATTAGCAATCTTAAAGATTTTAATCGTATTAGTGTCACCACGATATTCATTGAATTTATGGACATAGATCTCAAAGAGATCTCTTAATTTATTCATAAAATTAACAGATGACTCTTCTAGCTGAAAAGCTGGGTTTAAATGATCATTGAAACTTACGACACCGCTCTCATCCATATTGATCTCTTCAAGAGCGAGATTTTCGATCCATTTCGTTGATACTTCCGTGTTTCTTTCGAATTTTGTAATATCCATAACTTAAATTCTACTAGATATTGGCGATTTGAAAAGATTTTTTTGAAATGCGTAATAATAAAGGGCATTTTGGAGATGTGAATGAGCTAGATGAGCGATTTGAAAGTTTCCGCCCGTCATGTGACAGGTGGATGCAGTGATAATCACTTTAGGCTTCCCACTGATTCATGGGCCTGCTCACCGTAACCAGTGACCGCTTCCTTTCTAAGCTTTGTAGGGCGAAACAACTTTATAGATGCCCATCTAGCTCACCCATAAATTATACCCGAAATTTGTAAACGGCAACAGAAATAGGCACATTTAAATCACCTTGACGATAGTATTTTCAGTTATTTATGAACATAAACCTAAAATATTAGGCCCTGTGAATGCGAGGTGTTAAAATAAACTTAAGAAAAGTTAAAGCTCTGGGCCATTTCAGCCGAAAAGTTGAGATAGTTACTGAGTTTTGTCCCCACGTTTGGGGTTAATTGAAAGGAGTGCAACAATGAAAACCTTACTAGCGTTTCTTAAAGACGAAGAAGGTCAAACATCAACAGAGTATATCTTACTTGTTGCTGTTGCTGCGATGTTAGTTATGAAGTTTAGAGAGAAAGCTTCTCAAGGGATTGAACAGCTTACAGATGGTGTATTTGGTAATACATCTAATCTACTGCAAGATCTCCAAGGCGGTAATTAATATATTTCCCCGCTCCCCAGTTTCTTCTAGGGAGCGGAGGAAAATCTTTCTCACCAACTTCAAAGTCGTACTTAATGTAAAATATTAAGTATGTTACGTCAGTCACAAAGCGGTCAGGCTTTAATCGAGTATATATTTATCTTAGCTTTCTTTGCGGGAATTTCTATTGCTATGGCAAGAGGGATTGGTACGTATACTACTGGCTTCTTTAAAAGTTTTGCATTTCATTTATCGCAAGAACTCTCTACTGGAGCATGCCCAAGAGGTTGCTGGCATTCACCTTTTGTAAATGGAAATGAGTAATTCGATATGCCAGTTAGTGTTTTTATTTTTCTTCTCGTTCAATTAATTTATATTTCTTATATTGATATTCAATCAAGAAAAATAGCCAATGCATGGTCAATTGGTAATATCTTTCTCTTTATTGTGTTGTTATTCTTTTTTCCAAATTCTTATAACCTAAGTGTTCAAACTTTTCTTTTTCCATTGGGGATATTTTGTGCCGGTTTTCTTCTTTTTATTTTAAAGATAATGGGAGGGGGAGACTCGAAATATTTAGCAAGTTTGTTTCTTATTATTCCTGTTGAAATTCAAGAACAAGCATTCATCTCTTTGGCCGTTGTTACAGTGATTGTGGGGCTATCCGTATTTATTACTAATATACTCAAGAATTGGGATTTTATAGTAAAGGCTTTCAAAGAAGGTAACCTGTTTCAGATAAAACGTATATTTGGGAAGAAATTTGCATTTGCTCCTGTTATACTAGTTTCATGGATTTTTCTAGGATGGAAAATAAAAGAACTCATTTACTTCTAAATAAGAAGGGGCAATCAACAGTAGAGTATATTCTGCTCTTTGTTGTCGTCACGACTTTTGCCATGACAATATTTAAAAGTGATGCCTTTCAGGACATGATTGGTGAAGGTATGTTTGGGACACTTGCAAGATCAATGGAGTACTCTGCTCGTTATGGAACGAAGGGAACTGTAGATGGTTATGGAAGTAATTACTCAAATCCAAGACACCCATTATATTATAATGAAGCAAAAGGGCAGACGCATTTCTTCTCACCAAGAGAGCCTTATAATGAATAATTTATCAAAGAATAATAAAGGTCAGTCGACGATTGAATTCTTATCGACATTCACTTTTGTGATCGCCTTCTTCTTTGTGTTTGCTAAAATTGGCCTAAACTTTACGCATTCTTATTTACTACAATATGCAAATTTTATGGCCTCTCGTGCATACCTTGTTGCAGATAATAAGATACCTGGTGATAGCTTAGCACGCTCAAAGGCAAACCAGGTTTTTCAATCTTATAATGTTGTTAATTGTGGTCCTGACTGTGCTTTAAAGTTCAACTCTAAACAAACAACAGACTGGTTTTTAACAGGTACTTACTTAGATTATAAAACAAAGTTTTCTCTAATGAAGGTTTTAACTGGTGATATCGATATGAGCTTTCGTATTGAATCATTTTTGGGAAAAGAGCCCACCATTAGAGAATGCCTAGTGCGTGTTTGTCAGTCGTTTTCGGAAGTTACGACAGCAAGTGGCGCTGGAAATTGTTCAAGTACACTGACAACAATTTACGATAATGGATGTTAATTGAAGAAGAATAGTTACAAAGACATATTCAACAATGAAGAAGGTCAGGCATTATTTGAGGCCATGATATTCATTCCTATCCTTCTCTACCTAGTTGTAATGATGATCACAATCGGTAACTCCATTAACACTGCAATTAATCACAATAAAGCAGCTCGTACTTATACTTTCTATATTATGCGAGGAAATTCTGATGCATCCGGAAATTTCGATATTAATCGACTAAATGGAACATTAAGTGAACTTGGTAACTTTATGATTGGTTGGAGTGATGAAATGGGTGGCGCTGGTGGAGAAAGTCCGATAGCTCCTACTTTTCAAATCCCAACACTGCCATGGGCCCCAGCAGCTGAGGAAAATTGTCAAGATAGAGGTGATCCAGAGGATACGACATGTATAAAAGTGTTCACTTTATTTGGTGTTTGCGGAGAAACATTTAATAAAACAGGTGATGTTTTATTTAGAAATACAGATCCTGGTATTGCCACACTAAATTCGTCGTGTAATTTCAAGTAGAATTACCTCACTTGAAGTAGCCAAAAATGCCTCTTGGCCACCAACTCCTTGTTTTTTGATAAAATATTAACTGATTACTTAACTAAGTAAAGCAGGATGTTTTATGAATACAAGAGCTTTTACCCTGGCCCTAGTTATTGCAATGGTCGCAATGTTTATGGTCCATACATATATTGAAGACCAGCAGTCAGCGCTAATTAAAAAGTACGGAACAATGAGTTCTGTTCTCGTTGCAAAAGAAGATATTCGAGAGTTCGATCTACTAGATGAAACGAAGGTTTCGATTGTAACTGTTCCTCAGAAGTTCTTAGCACCCGGAAGTTTTAAAACAGTTAAAGAAATTGAAAATACAATTGCCACTGTTCCTATTTTAAAAGGGGAGCAAATCACAAAACCTCGTGTAACTTATCCAGGAGAGAGTACTGGACTTTCTAGAGAAGTTACTGTTGGTATGAGGGCCATCGCATTCCAAGTTGATGAAAGAAGTTCTGTAGGAAAACTTATTCGTCCAGGTGATCGTGTCGATGTACTTGCACCGATGGATTACACTGGTGGAGCGAGAATGGATCGTCAAAAAATTGTAACGATTCTACAAGATGTAAGAGTTCTATCAACAGGTAAAAGTGTATCTAATAATATTCCACTCATTGGTGTAAAGACGGCCGATGTCGTTCGAAAAATGAAGCTTAATACTTATTCAAATTATACAACAGTAACGCTTGAATTAAGTCCATTCCAAGCACAAAAGCTAACACACCTTTATCTCTTCCAATCAAATAAACCGATCTTAACTTTAAGAAATATTAATGATGGAGAGAAACAACTAATTGAAGGAACAAGGCTATACGATATTTTATCAGATGCAGATCGTAACGAGGCAAGAGCTTACTTTAATGAAAAGTATAAGAAGAAAAATTAATGTATATATTTAAAATCTTAATCATATTCTCAATGACTTTTATGAGTTTTGCGCAGCAAAGCTCTTCAGGTATTGGTGTACAAGAAGAAAAAGTCGAAGTTGTTCTGGGTATTGATAAAGTACTTCCAATAGACTTTCGTATTACTTCAAGAAGTGTTCAAGTTGCAAATCAAAGAATCTTAAAAGTACAACCTGTAAATACAGCAGCAGGAACTAGTGAGCTTGTTTTAAAAGGTGAAGCCCCTGGTATTACTTCCGTGACAGTTCGAGATCGCCTTGGTGCTATCAAAAAGAGATACCTTGTTACGGTAACAGCAACAGAAAAGTCAAAACTTATCTCTGAAATTAAAGAGCAATTAGGGCCAATTGAAGGGCTTGAAATTAACCTTCGTGGTGGAAAAGTCTTTGTTGAAGGAAAGATCATTGTTCCAGGTGATATTGGTCGAATTGTAAAAGTATTAGAAGATTACCCTGATGTGAAAAACTTAGTTGAAGTTTCACCTCAAACCTATTTGATTATTTCTCGAGAAATGCAAGAAGGATTACGTCGTAATAATTTAAAAGATGTAACAGTTAGGTTTTTTAATAACTCTTATCTACTTGAAGGGATTGTAAATTCAGAAGAAGAAAGTGCTCTTGCAGTGAAAATTGCGGCCACTTATTTACCGGATCGTATCGAGAGTTTAGCAAGACGTACTGACTCGGTTCAACAGTTGGGTCGTGATGAAATTATTAAAAACTTTCTTGCAATTAATAGAAAACCACAACCACCTCAGCCTTCAAAGCTTATTAAGATTACAGCTCAATTCGTCGAGTTGTCTAAAGATTATAATCGAGTCTTTGGCTTTAAGTGGAATCCAAGCGTTGGAACCACTGGTGGTCAGATTATTTTTGGCCGTGGTGAAAACGGGGGAACAATTACAACTTCTTCAAGTGGAAACTTCGGTGGAACAATAAATCAATTATTTCCTAAGCTAAGTTCTGCTAAGGCCGCTGGATATGCACGTATTGTTCAATCTGGAATGGTGATTACAAAAGATGGTGAAAAAGCCAAGCTCTCTAAAGGTTCAGAAAGAAATGTTGCGGTAGGTACTGGAGAGTTTCAACAGGCAAAAGTAATTGAAGCTGGCTTTAACTTAGACGTAACACCAAAGATTCTTCAAGAAGAGAAGATCAATCTCGATATTGTCCTAGGTGTTTCTTCTTCACAAGGTGCAGATAAACAAACAAATTCATTAGATACAAAGTTAATTGTTAAATCAAGAGAGTCAGCTGTTGTAGGTGGTATTTCCATTAATAAGACAGCAACAGAATACGATAAAGATCCTCCAGATGGTGTTTCAAGTACTCAGAGTGATGACTCTGACTCATCAGTTCAGACATTTTCATTATTCTCATTTGTCCGTTCAAAAGATGTTTCAAAGTCAAAGGAACAATTTGTTGTTTTTATTACTCCTGAGATTATTGAAAGTGCATCAACTGGAACTGAGGATATAAAAAGAAAGTTTAGAAAGAGGGGGCCATAATGGCCGAAGGTCATATTATAGCAGTTATTGGTGGTAAAGGCGGTGTCGGTAAGTCACAGGTCGCCACGAATTTAGCATTTGCTTTTAGTGGTGAAAAACGCTCAAAAACACTTTTATTGGACTTCGATCAAAAGGCCAGTGGAGATTTAAATCTTCTAACTGGAATAAAGACTAATAAGAACTTAAAAGATCTTTTCAGTTTTAATGGGAATATCGATCCTCGCTCCTTCCAACCATTCGTTAATATGCATCCAAGTGGTGTTCATTATATTGGTTTGCCAAATGATCCCGTTGCAACCGAAGGGATGAGTGTTGATAACGCTGGTAAGGTGTTAAAAGCTGCAAAAAATATGTATCCCACTACGATAATTGATGTGGGAACTGAGATTAATGATTTAACAGCTAAAGCTTTAGAGCACGCTACAATGATCCTTGTGGTTATTACACCGGATCTTTTAGCACTTAATCAAACAAAGCGCATGGTTTCAGAACTGAT
This window harbors:
- a CDS encoding Flp family type IVb pilin; this encodes MKTLLAFLKDEEGQTSTEYILLVAVAAMLVMKFREKASQGIEQLTDGVFGNTSNLLQDLQGGN
- a CDS encoding pilus assembly protein N-terminal domain-containing protein — translated: MYIFKILIIFSMTFMSFAQQSSSGIGVQEEKVEVVLGIDKVLPIDFRITSRSVQVANQRILKVQPVNTAAGTSELVLKGEAPGITSVTVRDRLGAIKKRYLVTVTATEKSKLISEIKEQLGPIEGLEINLRGGKVFVEGKIIVPGDIGRIVKVLEDYPDVKNLVEVSPQTYLIISREMQEGLRRNNLKDVTVRFFNNSYLLEGIVNSEEESALAVKIAATYLPDRIESLARRTDSVQQLGRDEIIKNFLAINRKPQPPQPSKLIKITAQFVELSKDYNRVFGFKWNPSVGTTGGQIIFGRGENGGTITTSSSGNFGGTINQLFPKLSSAKAAGYARIVQSGMVITKDGEKAKLSKGSERNVAVGTGEFQQAKVIEAGFNLDVTPKILQEEKINLDIVLGVSSSQGADKQTNSLDTKLIVKSRESAVVGGISINKTATEYDKDPPDGVSSTQSDDSDSSVQTFSLFSFVRSKDVSKSKEQFVVFITPEIIESASTGTEDIKRKFRKRGP
- a CDS encoding Flp family type IVb pilin, which codes for MLRQSQSGQALIEYIFILAFFAGISIAMARGIGTYTTGFFKSFAFHLSQELSTGACPRGCWHSPFVNGNE
- a CDS encoding flagellin N-terminal helical domain-containing protein — translated: MGIRINTNVASIAAQRAMSLTNKRVGDNLRKLSSGERITRAGDDAAGLAISENLKAQIRGMRQAKRNANDAISLVQVAEGGLNEVSNIIIRLRELAVQTSSDTIGDTERSFSDIEFQQLKEEIDRIAKSTNFNGVQLLDGTGGRLEFQVGIHNDPTLDRLTYDAAGSDATITALGLAADSIATKEGSQSVLKKLDDALVEINGQRANMGALQNRLSSTVNNLGISDENLSAAKSRIRDVDVAKETADMAKNNILIQAGASVLGQANQVPNVALKLIG
- the cpaB gene encoding Flp pilus assembly protein CpaB, encoding MNTRAFTLALVIAMVAMFMVHTYIEDQQSALIKKYGTMSSVLVAKEDIREFDLLDETKVSIVTVPQKFLAPGSFKTVKEIENTIATVPILKGEQITKPRVTYPGESTGLSREVTVGMRAIAFQVDERSSVGKLIRPGDRVDVLAPMDYTGGARMDRQKIVTILQDVRVLSTGKSVSNNIPLIGVKTADVVRKMKLNTYSNYTTVTLELSPFQAQKLTHLYLFQSNKPILTLRNINDGEKQLIEGTRLYDILSDADRNEARAYFNEKYKKKN
- a CDS encoding sugar nucleotide-binding protein, translating into MSELKPKTILIFGISSFVGSSLAEFFKRDYKVVGTYCQNPVSIRGITTLPCDVLNKQEVQLVLYTFKPDITIYAVGKSSIVDCALSERSADALNTSGLFNVSDSCQRYKSQVVYLSSNFVFSGESDEYMELDIPDATTTYGKTQAAAEFYIQKSSLNYLIFRVCRLYGRGGVHTRRNLFEKIQYKLHLREEFELDDYVKTGFLDVDYLGMVIKICIERKLKNRLLQISSSDFMSTYAFGKLYCEKFHEPAKLISSGKWPYPIMSSAKVGDNHSGYLNFNMNIANAEGYLHLRLPTVEESLEYSAQKMRTLADNKEASESKDSINYI
- a CDS encoding prepilin peptidase — protein: MPVSVFIFLLVQLIYISYIDIQSRKIANAWSIGNIFLFIVLLFFFPNSYNLSVQTFLFPLGIFCAGFLLFILKIMGGGDSKYLASLFLIIPVEIQEQAFISLAVVTVIVGLSVFITNILKNWDFIVKAFKEGNLFQIKRIFGKKFAFAPVILVSWIFLGWKIKELIYF
- a CDS encoding flagellin N-terminal helical domain-containing protein, whose protein sequence is MGLRINTNVASLNAQRNLRGTRLGMQQSLEKLSSGQRINRAGDDAAGLAISENLKAQIRGLGQAERNAEDGISLVQIAEGALGEVSNILIRLRELSVQAASDTIGSTERKFLNVEFEQLTSEIDRIANSTEFNRVPLLNGTGAVFDIQIGTRNDPISDRLTFDASSADVNVAALGLNLASVADKISAQNSLSSIDQAIISVSGIRADFGALQNRLQSTVNNIATSIENLSAANSRVRDTDVAAETANLTKQNILMTAGTSVLAQANTSTNSALSLIQAASQG